A single genomic interval of Lactococcus sp. S-13 harbors:
- a CDS encoding lactonase family protein translates to MKEKILLGGYTKRKSKGVYSVLLDSKNKELTTLSEVAAVQNPTYIAVDKAGHLYTCAADGNGGGVAAFAFNGETATPLGNVTSTGAPLCYVAVDEARQLVYGANYHLGEVRVYKIQTDGSLKLTDTVKHEGSGPRPEQSSAHVHYADLTPDGRLVTCDLGSDEVTVYDVLGDGKLNIAAIYRAEKGMGARHLTFHPNEKVAYLVGELNSTIEVLSYNSEKGRFARIQTISTLPSDYTEFNGVAAIRLSDDGKFLYTSNRGHDSLVTYKVSPLGTKLELVGWVATEGNIPRDFNFNKSEDFVIVAHQNSDNLTLFSRDKSTGQLTLEQKDVYAPEITCVLPY, encoded by the coding sequence ATGAAAGAAAAAATCTTGTTGGGTGGCTACACTAAACGCAAATCTAAAGGAGTTTACAGCGTTCTTTTAGATTCTAAAAATAAAGAATTAACAACTTTGAGCGAGGTGGCGGCGGTACAAAATCCGACCTACATCGCCGTTGATAAAGCAGGACATCTCTACACCTGTGCCGCTGATGGCAATGGTGGTGGAGTGGCAGCTTTTGCTTTCAATGGTGAGACGGCAACTCCTCTTGGAAATGTAACAAGCACTGGCGCGCCACTTTGCTATGTTGCTGTCGATGAAGCACGCCAATTAGTTTATGGTGCGAATTACCATCTTGGTGAAGTCCGTGTCTACAAGATTCAAACTGATGGTTCACTCAAATTGACCGATACAGTCAAACATGAAGGTTCTGGTCCCCGACCTGAGCAAAGTAGCGCTCATGTTCATTATGCTGATTTGACTCCCGACGGTCGATTAGTAACTTGCGATTTGGGAAGTGACGAAGTGACCGTTTATGATGTCCTGGGTGACGGAAAACTTAATATTGCTGCGATTTACCGCGCTGAAAAAGGCATGGGCGCTCGCCATCTGACTTTCCACCCTAATGAAAAAGTGGCTTATCTCGTTGGCGAACTTAATTCAACCATCGAAGTCTTGAGCTATAACAGCGAAAAAGGTCGTTTTGCCCGCATCCAAACGATTTCAACTCTTCCTAGTGACTATACCGAATTTAATGGTGTCGCTGCTATCCGTCTTTCTGATGACGGAAAATTCCTCTATACTTCCAATCGTGGACATGATTCTTTGGTGACTTACAAAGTAAGCCCACTCGGAACAAAACTTGAGTTGGTTGGTTGGGTAGCTACCGAAGGCAACATTCCTCGCGATTTCAATTTTAATAAAAGTGAAGATTTTGTGATCGTCGCTCATCAAAATTCTGACAATCTGACCCTCTTTTCTCGTGATAAATCAACAGGTCAACTCACTTTGGAACAAAAAGACGTTTATGCCCCTGAAATAACTTGCGTTTTGCCTTACTAA
- the coaD gene encoding pantetheine-phosphate adenylyltransferase, with product MTAKIGLFTGTFDPLTNGHLDIIERASQHFDQLYVGIFKNDQKNPLFSTDKRLKMIEEAVNTLPQASTIKVIQHDRDLTVNIAKKLGVTALVRSLRNAQDLEYEKNMFYFNMEMTGIETVFFLAKPALEPINSTRMRELHAFGQDVSQWLPENVAHELRKLYEKK from the coding sequence ATGACAGCAAAAATTGGACTTTTCACAGGGACTTTTGACCCGCTGACCAATGGTCATTTGGACATTATTGAGCGCGCCAGCCAACATTTTGACCAGCTTTACGTTGGTATTTTTAAAAATGATCAGAAAAATCCCCTTTTTTCGACGGACAAACGACTGAAAATGATTGAAGAAGCAGTGAACACATTGCCACAAGCAAGTACCATTAAAGTCATTCAACACGACCGTGATTTGACCGTTAATATTGCCAAAAAGCTTGGTGTGACAGCATTAGTTCGTTCGTTGCGAAATGCGCAAGACTTAGAATACGAAAAAAATATGTTCTATTTCAACATGGAAATGACCGGCATTGAGACCGTGTTTTTCCTAGCAAAACCCGCATTAGAACCCATAAATTCAACCCGAATGCGAGAACTCCACGCTTTTGGCCAAGACGTTAGCCAGTGGCTACCCGAAAACGTCGCTCACGAACTGAGGAAATTATATGAAAAAAAATAA
- a CDS encoding SepM family pheromone-processing serine protease produces MKKNKHKKSRKFKWLLSLALVFISIIALIYPTSYYVEMPGTTEPLGKMVQVAGKKDEHKGDFFLTTVQIARANLATMIYSHFNSFTTIYSEQQMTGGLNNKQFNLVNQYYMQTAQNTAIYQAFKQANKPYTISYKGVYVLQISKNSTFKNKLQLADTITAVDGQNFKSSAEMIDYVSKQKVGDTVTIEYTRIDGSKHKSTGKYIKIANGKTGIGISLVDHTEVVTDPKVEINAGAIGGPSAGMMFTLEIYSQLTGKDLRSGREIAGTGTIEEDGTIGQIGGVDKKVATASKEGAEVFLVPDSGTKKNSTNNYLEAKAAAQKLNTKMKIIPVKTIQDALDYLEK; encoded by the coding sequence ATGAAAAAAAATAAGCACAAAAAGAGCCGTAAATTCAAATGGCTTCTCTCCCTTGCCCTTGTTTTTATTAGCATCATTGCTTTGATTTACCCCACAAGCTATTATGTAGAAATGCCTGGAACGACCGAACCACTAGGCAAAATGGTGCAAGTCGCAGGGAAAAAAGATGAACACAAAGGCGACTTTTTCCTCACAACCGTCCAAATTGCGCGCGCAAATCTGGCTACCATGATTTACAGTCACTTTAACTCTTTTACAACGATTTACAGTGAGCAACAGATGACAGGCGGTCTGAACAATAAGCAGTTTAATTTAGTGAACCAATACTATATGCAAACGGCGCAGAATACAGCCATTTATCAAGCCTTTAAACAAGCTAATAAACCCTATACAATCAGCTATAAAGGGGTTTATGTCTTGCAAATTTCTAAAAATTCAACCTTTAAAAACAAATTGCAACTCGCAGACACCATTACTGCAGTCGATGGTCAAAATTTCAAATCAAGTGCTGAGATGATTGACTACGTTTCCAAGCAAAAAGTAGGCGATACAGTCACAATTGAATACACCAGAATTGATGGCAGCAAGCACAAATCTACTGGGAAATACATCAAAATCGCCAATGGCAAAACAGGAATCGGTATCAGTTTAGTTGATCACACTGAAGTCGTCACAGACCCAAAAGTCGAGATTAACGCAGGTGCAATCGGTGGCCCCTCTGCCGGCATGATGTTCACTTTGGAAATTTACAGTCAGTTGACAGGTAAAGATTTGCGAAGTGGTCGCGAAATCGCAGGTACTGGTACAATCGAAGAAGATGGCACAATCGGACAAATCGGTGGAGTCGATAAGAAAGTGGCTACGGCCAGTAAAGAAGGCGCTGAAGTTTTCCTCGTCCCTGACTCAGGAACCAAGAAAAACAGCACCAATAATTACCTTGAGGCCAAAGCAGCCGCTCAAAAACTCAATACCAAGATGAAAATCATCCCCGTCAAGACCATTCAAGACGCTTTGGATTATCTAGAAAAATAA
- the adhE gene encoding bifunctional acetaldehyde-CoA/alcohol dehydrogenase: protein MATKKAAPAAKKPLTAEEKAAKFQEAVAYTDNLVKKAHDAVLKFEGYTQAQVDTIVAAMALAASKHSLELAHEAVNETGRGVVEDKDTKNHFASESVYNAIKNDKTVGVIAENKVAGSVEIASPLGVLAGIVPTTNPTSTAIFKSLLTAKTRNAIVFAFHPQAQKCSSHAAKIVYDAAVEAGAPENFIQWIEAPSLDMTTALIQNHGIATILATGGPGMVNAALKSGNPSLGVGAGNGAVYVDATANIERAVEDLLLSKRFDNGMICATENSAVIDASIYDEFVAKMQAQGAYMVPKEDYKAIESFVFVERAGEGFGVTGPVAGRSGQWIAEQAGVNVPKDKDVLLFELDKKNIGEALSSEKLSPLLSIYKSETREEGIEIVRALLAYQGAGHNAAIQIGAMDDPFVKEYGEKVEASRILVNQPDSIGGVGDIYTDAMRPSLTLGTGSWGKNSLSHNLSTYDLLNVKTVAKRRNRPQWVRLPKEIYYEKNAISYLQELPHVHKAFIVADPGMVKFGFVDKVLEQLAVRPKQVETSIYGSVQPDPTLSEAIAIARQMKQFEPDTVICLGGGSALDAGKIGRLIYEYDARGEADLSDDASLKELFQELAQKFVDIRKRIIKFYHPHKAQMVAIPTTSGTGSEVTPFAVITDDETHVKYPLADYQLTPQVAIVDPEFVMTVPKRTVSWSGIDAMSHALESYVSVMASDYTKPISLQAIKLIFENLTASYHYDPAHPTKEGQKARENMHNAATLAGMAFANAFLGINHSLAHKIGGEFGLPHGLAIAIAMPHVINFNAVTGNVKRTPYPRYETYRAQEDYAEISRFMGFAGKNDSDEQAVQALVAELKKLTDSIDINITLSGNGVDKAHLERELDKLADLVYDDQCTPANPRQPRIDEIKQLLLDQY from the coding sequence ATGGCAACTAAAAAAGCTGCTCCAGCCGCTAAAAAACCTTTAACCGCTGAAGAAAAAGCCGCAAAATTCCAAGAAGCTGTCGCTTATACTGATAATTTGGTCAAGAAAGCGCACGATGCTGTTCTTAAGTTTGAAGGTTACACTCAAGCGCAAGTTGATACAATTGTTGCCGCTATGGCACTTGCCGCAAGTAAACACTCACTTGAACTCGCTCACGAAGCAGTTAACGAAACAGGTCGTGGCGTTGTTGAAGATAAAGATACAAAAAACCATTTCGCCTCAGAATCTGTTTATAACGCCATCAAAAACGATAAAACTGTTGGCGTGATTGCTGAAAATAAAGTCGCTGGCTCTGTTGAAATCGCAAGCCCACTCGGTGTTCTTGCTGGTATTGTGCCAACAACAAACCCAACTTCTACAGCAATTTTCAAATCACTCTTGACAGCAAAAACACGCAATGCGATTGTCTTTGCTTTCCACCCACAAGCGCAAAAATGTTCTTCACACGCAGCTAAAATCGTGTATGATGCAGCCGTTGAAGCTGGCGCACCTGAAAACTTTATCCAATGGATTGAAGCACCAAGTCTTGATATGACGACTGCGTTGATTCAAAATCACGGAATTGCAACAATCCTCGCAACAGGTGGACCTGGTATGGTCAATGCTGCCCTCAAATCTGGTAACCCTTCACTCGGTGTTGGTGCCGGTAATGGTGCAGTTTACGTTGATGCTACTGCAAACATTGAACGTGCCGTTGAAGATTTATTGCTTTCAAAACGTTTTGATAACGGAATGATTTGCGCTACTGAAAATTCAGCTGTTATCGACGCTTCTATCTATGATGAATTTGTTGCTAAAATGCAAGCGCAAGGTGCTTACATGGTGCCTAAAGAAGACTATAAAGCCATCGAAAGCTTTGTATTCGTGGAACGCGCTGGCGAAGGCTTTGGTGTTACAGGGCCTGTAGCTGGTCGCTCTGGTCAATGGATTGCTGAGCAAGCTGGCGTAAACGTCCCTAAAGACAAAGATGTTCTCTTGTTTGAACTTGACAAGAAAAACATTGGCGAAGCGCTCTCTTCTGAAAAACTTTCTCCATTGCTTTCAATCTACAAATCAGAAACACGTGAAGAAGGAATCGAAATCGTCCGCGCCCTCCTTGCTTATCAAGGAGCTGGTCACAATGCCGCAATCCAAATCGGTGCAATGGATGATCCATTCGTTAAAGAATACGGTGAAAAAGTCGAAGCTTCTCGTATCCTCGTCAACCAACCTGACTCAATCGGTGGTGTCGGCGATATCTATACAGATGCAATGCGTCCATCACTTACACTTGGAACTGGTTCATGGGGGAAAAATTCACTTTCACACAATTTGAGTACATATGATCTTTTGAATGTTAAAACTGTGGCTAAACGTCGTAATCGCCCACAATGGGTTCGTTTGCCAAAAGAAATCTACTACGAAAAAAATGCAATCTCTTACTTGCAAGAATTGCCACACGTCCACAAAGCTTTCATCGTTGCTGACCCTGGTATGGTTAAGTTTGGCTTTGTTGACAAAGTTTTGGAACAACTTGCTGTTCGTCCAAAACAAGTCGAAACAAGCATCTATGGTTCTGTTCAACCTGACCCAACTTTGAGCGAAGCGATTGCGATTGCCCGTCAAATGAAACAATTTGAACCAGATACTGTCATCTGTCTTGGTGGTGGTTCTGCTCTTGACGCTGGTAAAATCGGTCGTTTGATTTATGAATATGATGCGCGTGGTGAAGCTGACCTTTCTGATGATGCTAGCCTCAAAGAACTCTTCCAAGAATTGGCTCAAAAATTCGTGGATATTCGTAAACGGATCATCAAATTCTACCACCCACATAAAGCACAAATGGTCGCTATCCCTACTACTTCTGGTACTGGTTCTGAAGTGACACCATTTGCCGTTATCACTGACGATGAAACTCACGTGAAATACCCACTTGCTGACTATCAATTGACACCACAAGTAGCGATTGTTGACCCTGAGTTCGTTATGACTGTGCCAAAACGTACCGTTTCTTGGTCTGGTATCGACGCTATGAGTCACGCGCTTGAATCTTACGTTTCTGTTATGGCTTCTGACTATACAAAACCAATCTCACTTCAAGCCATTAAATTGATTTTTGAAAACTTGACTGCGTCTTACCACTACGACCCAGCTCATCCAACTAAAGAAGGACAAAAAGCTCGCGAAAATATGCACAATGCTGCAACGCTTGCTGGTATGGCTTTCGCCAATGCCTTCCTTGGTATTAACCACTCACTTGCACACAAAATTGGTGGTGAATTTGGATTGCCTCACGGTCTTGCTATTGCCATTGCTATGCCACACGTTATCAACTTCAACGCTGTAACAGGAAACGTTAAACGGACACCTTACCCACGCTATGAAACTTACCGTGCGCAAGAAGACTACGCTGAAATCTCGCGCTTCATGGGATTTGCTGGTAAAAATGATTCTGACGAACAAGCTGTACAAGCTTTGGTTGCTGAACTCAAGAAATTGACTGATAGCATTGATATTAACATCACTCTTTCTGGAAATGGTGTTGATAAAGCCCATCTCGAACGTGAACTCGACAAACTTGCTGACTTGGTTTACGATGACCAATGTACTCCTGCTAACCCACGTCAACCACGTATTGATGAAATCAAACAACTCTTGCTTGATCAATATTAA